The genomic window AAGGTCTGTAAAAGGATAAGGGAGGTTAAGGACATACCCATAATTATGCTGACCGCTAAGGGACAGATCGAGGATAAGGTGGAGGGGCTTTCTGCGGGAGCGGACGACTACATAACAAAACCCTTTTCCTTTAAAGAGCTTCTGGCAAGAATTGGTGCTGTCCTTAGAAGATATAAAAAGGAGGGACCTGACACTCTGAGGGTGGGCGAGTTGGAGCTTAGATTAAAGTCCTTTGAGGTATACTACAGGGGCAAAAAGATACCAATGACCCAAAGGGAGTTCAAACTTCTAAGGTTCCTTGCGGAAAGGGTAAACACCGCAGTAAGCAGAGAGGAGATATACTTGAAGGTCTGGGGCTACTCTTATGGAGAGGGCTCAAACGTGGTGGACGTGTATATAAAAAACATAAGGACAAAGTTGGAGGATAAGGACCACAGGCTAATAAGGACGGTTAGGGGCTATGGCTATATGATGGCGCAAGAGGATGTCAGTAAGGGTTAAGGCTATACTACTTTTTCTTAGCCTATACTTAGGCAGTGTAGCCTTGTTGTCCTTTTTTAGTCTAATGGTCATAAGGTCAACCCTTTATAAGTATACGCTTCATTATATGGAGTATCAGGTAAATCCTCTTCTGGATTTTTATAAAAACTATTACAAAAATCCAAACTATTATGCAAAGTTGCTGGCAGAAGATGTGGTTTCAAGGGAAATAGCCAGTATCCTTGTGGATGAAAAGGGCAAAGTGGTAAAAAGGGAGAGCTTTCTTGATGGAGAAATGCCAGAAGTGAAAGTTCAAGATATACAAAACATGATAAAAGTGCAAAAAGGAATAGGTAATGACTACGCTTTTATGGTAAAAAGAGTAGGAGATTACCACCTTATACTCCTTGGAAAACTGGATAGCATAAGAGATGTGGAAAGACAGATAATATTCTTCACCGCCTTGGTCTTAGTTGCTGTTTCATTACCCGCCTCTCTTCTTGCCTTTTACTTTATAAACCTACTGTTAAAGCCCTTAGCATATCTTACAGAAGTCTCAAGACGCCTGTCAAGGGGAGAGCTTGATGTGGAAATAAGAAAAAGCGATAGCAAGGATGAGTTTGGTCTTCTTGAAGAAGCCTATGCAAGCATGGTAGAAAGGCTCAAAAGTATAATTCTATGGCAGAGGGAATTTATAAGAAACGTAGCTCACTCACTAAAGACCCCCCTTACCTACATAAAGGGGCAGGCGGAGCTTCTGCAGAGGAACAAGTATACAGAAGAGGAGCTAAAGGAGGTGTATCGTAGCATACAGCTTCAGGCGGAAAAGATGGGAAAGCTTATAAACCAGTTAACTACGATAATGAGGCTTGAGTCTCAAGTTCCTCTAAAGGTGGAAGAGGTTAGTCTAAACCAGGTCTTTGCAGAGCTTGAAGAGGAATACGAGTTTATAAGATCAAGCAGACGGTTTATCGTAGAGTATCTTGATGAGGATGTGGTGCTATATATGGACAAGGAATACTTCAAGATGGCTCTTAGAAACCTAATAGAAAACGCATATAAATACACAGAAGAAGGTCAAGAAATAAGGCTCTATTTTAGGGATGGCTGTGTGGCGGTTGAAGACAGGGGTATAGGCATGGAGCATCCAGAAAAAGCTGGAGAGCTCTTTTATAGGGAGGCCACAGACAAAGAAGGTTCAGGTCTTGGACTTTCCATAGTTAAACTCATAGCCCAAAGAAGCGGTATGAGTATGAAAGTAGAAAGCCAAAAGGGGGTTGGCACAAGAGTGAGCCTGTGCTATAATTTTAAATTATGAGAAAATTAACAACTCTTATAGTTCTACTGCTTTTGTTTGCCACATCTTGCAAGAGACAGCATGAATTTTACGGACACCTATACGACCAACCTGCATACAACTTTGAGCTTACAGACCATGAGGGAAAAAGGGTAAAGCTCTCTGATTTTACAAACCAGAAAAAGATAGTGCTACTCTTCTTCGGATACACCCACTGCCCTGATGTCTGCCCTATGGCACTTGAAACCATGGCAAAAGTTATGAAAAATCTCACCCCCGAGGAGGCAAAAAGAGTCCAGGTGCTTTTCATAAGCGTGGACCCAGAAAGGGATACATCTGAAGTGTTAAAGGGTTACGTTCCTTATTTCAATCCCACCTTCATAGGACTGACTGGGAATGAAAAGGAAATAGAAAAGACCGCAAAGGAATACAAAGCCTATTACAAGAAGGTAGAGGGTGAATCTGCTGGTGGATACCTTATAGACCACACTGCAACCATATACTTGGTCACACCTGACATGAAAATTAAGCTACTTTATACACCTGCAAAGCAAGAGCCAAAAAAGATGGCGGAGGATATAAAAT from Hydrogenobacter sp. T-8 includes these protein-coding regions:
- a CDS encoding response regulator transcription factor, whose product is MRVLLVEDDQHLGRLLLDGLSHEGYEIDWVRDGYSAVNRILEEDYDLVLLDIMLPKMDGIKVCKRIREVKDIPIIMLTAKGQIEDKVEGLSAGADDYITKPFSFKELLARIGAVLRRYKKEGPDTLRVGELELRLKSFEVYYRGKKIPMTQREFKLLRFLAERVNTAVSREEIYLKVWGYSYGEGSNVVDVYIKNIRTKLEDKDHRLIRTVRGYGYMMAQEDVSKG
- a CDS encoding sensor histidine kinase, producing the protein MSVRVKAILLFLSLYLGSVALLSFFSLMVIRSTLYKYTLHYMEYQVNPLLDFYKNYYKNPNYYAKLLAEDVVSREIASILVDEKGKVVKRESFLDGEMPEVKVQDIQNMIKVQKGIGNDYAFMVKRVGDYHLILLGKLDSIRDVERQIIFFTALVLVAVSLPASLLAFYFINLLLKPLAYLTEVSRRLSRGELDVEIRKSDSKDEFGLLEEAYASMVERLKSIILWQREFIRNVAHSLKTPLTYIKGQAELLQRNKYTEEELKEVYRSIQLQAEKMGKLINQLTTIMRLESQVPLKVEEVSLNQVFAELEEEYEFIRSSRRFIVEYLDEDVVLYMDKEYFKMALRNLIENAYKYTEEGQEIRLYFRDGCVAVEDRGIGMEHPEKAGELFYREATDKEGSGLGLSIVKLIAQRSGMSMKVESQKGVGTRVSLCYNFKL
- a CDS encoding SCO family protein; this encodes MRKLTTLIVLLLLFATSCKRQHEFYGHLYDQPAYNFELTDHEGKRVKLSDFTNQKKIVLLFFGYTHCPDVCPMALETMAKVMKNLTPEEAKRVQVLFISVDPERDTSEVLKGYVPYFNPTFIGLTGNEKEIEKTAKEYKAYYKKVEGESAGGYLIDHTATIYLVTPDMKIKLLYTPAKQEPKKMAEDIKFLLENS